In a genomic window of Sporosarcina trichiuri:
- a CDS encoding prephenate dehydrogenase produces MTTHVSIIGLGLIGGSLALALKRSQGVTITGFDRTYKSADEAYRRGIIDAVAPSARAAAKDADFVILAVPVSAAAALLQEAASWELKDTVIVTDTGSTKLPIMEAADGLLASGTTFIGGHPMAGSHKSGISAAIGHLFENAYYILTPPPGCAEEDLKRLQDLLAVTMGKLAVLDAGEHDKMTAVVSHFPHIIASSLVNLLADQEDSRPFIRRLAAGGFRDLTRIASADPVMWRDITLQNRTELAAQLDRWADEMAQVGRMLAHSDPQEVEAYFTEAKRYRDELPAVSENAAQGALYMQFDLHIDVPDHPGVISEITHILASHEISLTNIRIVETRTDVYGILVISFRSARERNQAYDALGSETDYSMQIL; encoded by the coding sequence CTGCGGACGAGGCATACCGCCGGGGGATCATCGATGCGGTCGCTCCGTCCGCCCGGGCGGCGGCAAAAGACGCTGATTTCGTAATTCTTGCCGTACCTGTTTCTGCGGCTGCAGCATTGCTGCAGGAAGCGGCTTCCTGGGAACTGAAGGACACGGTCATCGTGACCGATACAGGCAGCACGAAGCTGCCGATCATGGAAGCTGCGGATGGCCTGCTGGCCAGCGGAACCACCTTCATCGGAGGGCATCCGATGGCAGGGTCGCATAAGAGCGGTATCTCAGCAGCCATCGGCCATCTGTTCGAGAACGCTTATTACATCCTGACGCCGCCTCCCGGATGTGCTGAAGAAGACTTGAAACGGCTGCAGGACCTTCTGGCTGTGACGATGGGAAAGCTGGCTGTGCTGGATGCTGGTGAACATGACAAGATGACTGCGGTTGTCAGCCATTTCCCTCATATCATCGCTTCGTCCCTCGTCAACCTGCTGGCGGATCAGGAAGACAGCCGGCCGTTCATCAGACGCCTGGCCGCAGGCGGTTTCCGGGATCTTACCCGGATCGCTTCCGCAGATCCGGTCATGTGGCGGGATATCACACTACAGAACAGGACCGAATTAGCCGCGCAGCTGGATCGCTGGGCAGACGAAATGGCGCAGGTGGGACGGATGCTTGCACACAGCGACCCACAAGAAGTGGAAGCGTATTTCACGGAAGCGAAACGGTACAGGGACGAACTGCCGGCAGTCTCTGAAAATGCCGCACAGGGTGCGCTGTACATGCAATTCGATCTGCATATCGACGTACCGGATCATCCGGGCGTCATTTCGGAGATCACTCACATTCTGGCATCTCATGAAATCAGCCTGACGAACATCCGGATCGTTGAAACGCGTACGGATGTATACGGGATCCTGGTTATCAGTTTCCGCTCTGCGAGAGAGCGGAACCAGGCCTATGACGCACTTGGCAGTGAAACGGATTATTCCATGCAAATACTTTGA